From the genome of Anopheles funestus chromosome 2RL, idAnoFuneDA-416_04, whole genome shotgun sequence:
ATATTACAACGCTAAGCTACATTCCCGGTGGAAAGATCGAAAAGTATCTCGGGAATCTcaactttttcttcatccgCGAATGTACCTCCATCCGCGAGACGGGCGGAATTTGTGGGTTTGTGCATAGCTTCATTTCGGAAGTGCTGTCCATCGTACGGGCGCACGTAACATCCCTTGGCGGTAATGCAATGATTGCGTTCTATCTGAACGATCTAACGCTTCTGGATAATGTGCACAAGAATCAGGTAGGTGGTATCTTCGTCCGTTTAGTATCAATGCATGATCTGTGTTATGttactgtttttgtttcacgatTTGCCCTCATGAGTTCGTTCGATCCGTGAAGATCATGTCGAGATTTTATTCTCGCCCATTTTTCTCTTCCCCAGGGCCAATGTCTCATCAGCGTTGGTGGCGACGTGGTTTTCGTATCGTTCCACAAGGATGATAAATGAACGTTTTGTTAAATCAGACAATGTCAATGCATCCTAACACACTACTTTCACCATGCGTCCATGGAGCGATGGAACGCGCTCGTCAGTCCTCCCACGTACGCAGCAAAATTAAAAGGGGAAAATCCAAAATTAAATGGTTTTTAACAATTTGGAAAGCTGATCGTAATAATTAGGCAAAAAGGTTAGGTTTTTCTGGTCAGCGGTTTCGTCGGTTGCACGGATCAAAACAAGTCTTCACACTAGTAACCACGTTTTTGGTGGCATGTAGCATCGAGTTTGTGCTTATAGCTTGCATTTTATTGATTGTCTTTTTGTCTTACAACATAATCTAAAATCCTCGCTACGGTCCGAGTGAGAAATAGGAAGGCGGGGGTGATCACGTTGTTGGATAGTTGGATGCCTCCGGGTGCGCGCGCTACTAATTCTATCATCTCTACCACTATCCCTTTAAAAAGCGTTGCGAAGCGCGATCGAGTGTTGATTCTTATTATTTAGTTTATATTGCTAACTCAAGTATAAATATAGATTCgatttgattaaaaacaataataactgTTACAATCTGTTCTCTAAAACAAGTGTGGAATGTCGATCGTTTTGGCGCGTATAAACAATCATCTTCGCACGTGTGGCACGCTAGGAAACCTGGATTCATTGTCTTGGAACAAATTTTCGAaactagagagagagagggaaagagatgccatgaaatggaaaaccttACATTAAGCGATTTCGTGTTGTTCCTCTCACAGGGGTGGCAGCTTTTCATACTTTGTGTGCAGGTTGATTATGGAAATGTGAATTGAGGTTAACAATTCTAGTGCATTCGCTTCTTTTCGTTCTGATCATTTTCGTCCGTATCGTTCAACTCGATACGTTTCGCCAACTCCGTTGCAACGTCCTTGAATATGATTGGGTCAAGATTTCGCGCGAGCATATACACGATCCACCAGTCTCCGAGGTCTAGGTGTGACGAGATGGTTTTCGCGACATTACGAGGCACCATCCGATTTCGTGCATTTAGCAGTGTCGATCGCACCGATGGCATACAAATAATGACAATTCTGGgataggaaaagaaaagaaacgcaatTATAATTGCTAGTTATGGGCAGGGAAGTGATTTTCTGAGTGACTCACCGGTAGATGATCAATCCCGCCAAAAAGGTGGCCAAAATGATAAACCAAAACCAGATAAAGATGTACGTCTTTTCGTTCACGATGTTCAGCGGTAAAATGCACATCGCGTCGTGCTTTTGAATCGATCCAGAGGCACCATATTTGTAGAAATTACACTTGGTGACACGTGGGAAGACAAACACCATCGGATCGGCCCGCTGCTCCTGTGGCTGATCCGAGTATTGCAGAACGTCCCAACCGTACGAAAGGAACTCTCCGTTGAAGAATCGATTCATCAGCCACAGCTGCACAATGATGTTGACGAAACAAAGTGCTTCGCAGACCCAGTAGCGAATGGCATAGATCTTGTGTCGCTTAAGATGAGTCAAGAGGTAATCGAGCAGTACCTGTTTCTTGGCACACTTTTCCTGCTCCTTGCATGCACCTCTATTAAGCCCCATCACGATCATCCGCATCAAGCCTCCTTCCACAGCGTCCCAGATGAACTTTGGAGTGTAACATGCGATAGCCTGTAAAGACAATGCACAGGGCAGAGTTAAATGATCGGTTCTATGTATGTAAATGTTCTTGGGTTTTTGTTACTTGCCTGGAAGAACAGCACGAAGCAGACCCACTGATAGTAGGTGTAGTATTTCTTCGCATCTTCGTCATCAAAGTCGTTCGATATGCCGGGATGTGCCACTTCACGTCCAACCTAAGATCGGCGAATTCCCAACGTACGCAGAAAAGAGCGGATGGGTTAGCATTTCCTTTCGCGTTTTATCGTTTTCTCGTACATTCATACCTGTCTGCGGAAGGCGTCTGGCATTGTGAAGGTACTAGAGATCCAGCAGAACGTGTTGACGACATGTGCTGGAACACCGCCAACGATGCAGCTGATCGGGTTGCCTACATACTGTGTGGCAGTTATAATCAAACTGCACGCAAGTAGTAGCGCGGTGGTGAAGGTGTTGTGTAGCCGGAACACTATATTGTCCGTCTGAATGTCCTGCCATTTGAAGTACTGCTTCAAACCTCCGAGCAGCTTAAACATGGTGTTGGTGATCGGTTGCTACTATTTCGAAGTTTTCGGTATGGTATGGGGTACCTGGGTGATGGTACTCTTCAACTCTCTAACACATCCCGGAACTGCACTTGCACAGGAGGCTTGTATAGAGGTACTGCAATGAAAGAAACAACGAATAAGTTACAAATGAATTTGGTTCATCTTGGCTGATAAGGCTACTGAGCGTCAGTTCTAACACCGATCTACTGTTGATAACCTTCGCTATAGGATAACCTACGATGGAGTTCACCAAGAAAATATGTAGATTACACAGCTGATGTGTTATTTACTCAGTTGAACTATTAGCTCTATAACACACATGTGCATAAGCTTTATCGATggtatttgaaaaatgttgcagGACGCTGTGACACATGGCGCTAATATTTATACGAGCGTGTGCATCCGTTTTTCTATTGCTGGTGCTTACTTTTAATTAGTTCAACTCGTTCCCTATCTGTGGCTTTATTGTGGTGACCTTCGTTTAACTGTGAGTTGCAGTCGTCGATGTTATACGACTCATCAACACAATCAGAGTTCAAAGCTAGACTGAACAAAGTCGTCCTCTACATATACGAATTCTAAATACGTTATTCAACAGGAGCAAATTCAAATCATATATAACGAGATATATTGACGGGATAAGATCGTAAACCTAAGAGATACAAGACCCTAACAGAAATTCGCTTTTCTACACAAAAATTGATTCTAGCTGGTTGTTCTACTCCCCGGCATTATGCAGAACGTAAATGTCTTAGGTTAAGAGCCCCTTTAAAATCCTCCGATAATAAATGGATAATAAAGTTGTCGCAATTATCCAACAAAGTAACATTTCGGACGGAGAGTTTAGTTTGTAGCAGATTCCATATTAGAAACTCTAGGTTAGGAAGAAACACATCATTTTCGCTGGAAATCTTGTGACCTTACTCAACATATTCTGGGTTATTCGATTTGGACCTTTTTGTTGTATAATTTGATGTAGTTTCATAATGCCTCTCTCATAGAAGTATTGGTCCTTATTGAAGAAACATTTCAGTAATAGATTTTCACTCTGTCTAGTCTTCTCAATCCCAATCTCTCAAGCAAGGTCCCTGAACATAATACTTCTTCTGTTAGACAATCTTGATCATCTCTTATGAATCGTTTGTTTCAAACGACCCAATTGGTGACAGTCAATGCGAATTAAGCGTTCTTTATTCTTATATTACTGTCTTTTTTAATTCACCCTCGATCTTCCTCGAAAAACCCACCCTAATCCAATTAAAAACTCAATAGTTTCCTGACATTTATGTACCTACATTTATGTTACGAATATTCAGCAAGATCATTCAATTCACCCATCTGCGTTTGTGAACCATTTGGCTTGTTTATATAAGCAAGCAATATGTTTTGCGATCGTGCCCTAGCTGTCCCGATGTGGTTCTTCCACCAGTTGTCTAGCCCCGGTGAAGGGAGAACGTGCCTAACCACGTACAGGGTTTAATTTGCTGCGGCACATATCTCCACATCGCACGTTGTTATGTTGTTGATAAAGTCCTAGATTTAGCACGACACAGCATCTTTGGTAACATGCGCTTGTAAAGCACATCGAAAACGTCAATTCCAGTGTTACAATCGtttgaaacacaaacaattgttttgtcATCGCATCTGCTGCGCTGGAGTGGCGGCCCCACTGCATCGGAGGGTGGACTTAAGGGGTTATAACGTTagtgtaaacaaattaaatgtaGAACACAATTGCTCTGCGTGTCGGTGATGCCTGTGGTTCACCGAAGTTTGTATGAATTTCAAAGAAAAAGCCAAGCTTGGCATCAAACGAAACGCACCTTATCTGTGAGGGGCGCTGTTCGAATGGAATAGACCGAAATAAGCAGTTGTTGCGTCTACGATTGGAGAAGGCCCAACCATCAGTCAGCACCAGTTGTGTAAACAGTGTTTCGTATGACATCGTCATGGTAATAGTAACGATCGAGTGATCCTCAGAAACTGAATTGAGAATTTGATACGCGGCCGGGACATGTGGCAAAAAAGAGGCTTACAACAGCTAAGAACAGAAATTTGCTGAACGCTGAACGGGGAAATCGGCGATACAGTGCTTATTGTGGCTCTCCAATTGGTTGGTCTAACAACTCCAACttctaattaaaattcaatcaacatctTTTCGACTAGCCTAGAACGCTGTGTCGCCATTGCCTGGAAGACGTTCTCGGTGTCTTCGTCTAATGCGCCACGTATCTCGCTTTCCTTTTGCCCCTGCTCGACCCGAGTGCGCGACCCGGTTGCCTCGACATACCTTCTTTGGTGCGCAACTGTGAACGCAACTGCATGGCACGAGAGCGTGCGTGCGTGATCAACAGTGTGTCCCCGCACACGGAAGGTGCAGTAGTATGTGTTAATTGGTTCTGTCCACGAAGAATGTAGCATCCTACACGCGCGGTGGACTGATCTTACTCTGCAGGTCCAGGTTAGAGCAGGAGGTACATCATCTCGGGGCGGAATGAAACGAACGATCTGGGCTGAGCAGCCCCGGCAGCAGCTTTTGGAGGCCCCTTGGACGGACCACGGGAATAGTTGCGGACAGGGCAAAGTAGTACACACGAAGAAGGCAAACCGACCGACGGTAGGCAAAAGAAGAAGTTGCGCTCGGATAGTAGGGTCTGGGGCGTACCCTAGGTGCGAGCGAGAGAGTCAGGGATTCCAATTCATTCCAATCAAACATTCCAATTCCATTAGGGCTAAACGGCTCGGAACTCCGGATGGAGCTGGACGGAAGGGTTGTTGGAGTGCTGGTCGAGGCCATCAGATTTCTTGGTCCAACTTCTGGAACGatatttttttgccttttgcctttgcttttgctttccacCACCCTAGCTAACCGACACACGGAGCAGATCGAAAGCACTCTGGGCGTCGTTGGGTGCACCGCGTACGGGTGAGCGTGATGTTGCAGCCTTGTGCCTAAATTGCTAACGGCGACAGATTAGGATTGGTTGGGCATGGCTCGATTGCAGCGCCGATAAGTTGCTAGAGATTGTTTCgcttgagaaaaaaataaagagacTTGGAATTCTCTGCTTACGCATTACGGTACGGTAATGCCAGCCTGGAATGGCTAGCCGTTCCAGTAATTCTTCCAAACTTATGCCACATCTTGTGCCGAAGACTTGTGACTTGTCCCGGGTAAACGAATGTTGTAGCAACGGCCAAGGGTAATTGCATCATAAGCAATATTTTTCGTATGCGTTACCAAAAGAACACGCAAAACTATACCAAACTTGATGCGCACGTACACATCGACACGCTGCTGCAGAGACCGACAGTGACTGCTATGCTTCTGGTACTCTCTTACCCAGGAGCATGTCACCGAACACTGCCGCTGGAGTGAGGTTCCAGCGAGGGACGTGATGCGCATTATTTGATCCATTCGTCGTCAATGGCAGAGACCGGCGCGCGTGGTGGAGTGAGCGGGCAGCCTCCACGGCAAAGGTTAATAAAAATGACACTTGTTTGCTGGAGTTGGCTAGGGTGGTCGTCATGTGCTGCGTGACTACTACCCCCACCCAGGGTAGAGGTCGATGTAGAGGAGCTAGTGTGTGTCCCCTCCCTTTGTCAAGAGCCAGTCCCTTTTGCCGTTCGCTCCAATAGCGGACAATGACAATGCCGACGTCATTGTTCGGGCTCATCTCGCGCAACAATTCTCAGCCAACTCTCGGGACAGGTTGTAATGCGGTGGCGGATGTGTCTGATTCTgctcttgctgctgctgcctgcCAATGCTTTTACCCGCGCGTACAATTATCTGTGCCTACTTGGATGTTTTCGGTTTGATGTTGATTCTGTTCTGGCAGCAGGAGATGGCTACGCATTAGGCCCGAAGATGGAAGCCGCAAGAAGTTCGCTGCGCCACGTTCAATCAGAGTGAGATTCAGTTTGATTGCAAGAAGGGAAAAATACCCACAAAATTGGGGCCAATCTCGGCCTGTTCGGGTTGCTCGTAGCTGAACTTACCTTTCCGTTGTTACCAATgcgattgttgctgttgctgctgctggtgccgCTGCTGTTGCTTTCCCTTTGAACGCTATCTGACCCCGAGCTAATGAGCGGGTCTTGTTGGccgttgtctttttttctcgcttggAATGGATTGTTGCAACAATTTACAGTTGGTCGAAACAGCACTAGGTATTTTTACACAAATCTACGATTATATACCGATTAGGAAGATGCACAAAAGGCACACAAGATTTACGTGAGGGACACTTGTTGAACATTTACCAACATCACACGGTCACTGAAATGTACTCAACTTTTGCTTACAGTAACTCTTTATCACATACGTACacatttgttttcactttattATGGGGTAATgtaaaaaactttcaaacaaaacgaccATTCGATTCAGAAAACCACTTGCTTATCACATCGATCGAACAAATCCAAACACGACTCGCGGCTCCAGCCAGCACATTggaacatgaaaaataaataaatattaatcgaaataaaaaaaaacacacacagaaaacctTCACAACAGCATAGCCACGGTGTACGCGGCTGCTCTGCGCACTGTTTCACTCCGAGATCTGATTCGTTCCGACGGAGAGCAACGATTGCCAGCTGctggaaaaaaatccatcgcTCAGCGCGCTTTGCAGGCTGCCGAGCATAATGGGACGGGCACCCCGCTTTTGCGCCATTCCTTCGCGTTTCCCTTTCTCATGTTTCAGCCGTGGTTCCTTCTTCTGCTCATCCAACAATCCGCTCCGCGGTTACCATAGTACCGTTTGCTAACGTACAGTGCATGTCGATATTATAAGCGTTCTTACAGATATTCGGTTGTGGAAGGATGAAACTATTGTTTGGAACTACTTCATGCATATTTTCGATGTAACGACCTAAATCTCAAACATATCATTCGATAATGCGATTCTAGACTTATAACCATATGTTTGAATTCCTGCTATCTCTATCATTGAAGTCTTTCATTTAAGCAGAATACTATTTTTGACGCATTTTCGAACAGTTTCTGGAGTAAACCAAAAGTATTGCGTATACAATCTTCAACCACTGTGGGATGCTCAGTACATTTCTCATCTCTCCAGCCTGGAGATAGAATGACGACATCGGTATGGTAGCGATGTTTCATTCCCCCACGTGGTAGGGTATGAGATAATTTGCGTTTCGAATTGTTGTCTTTCGCTTCACTCTTTTGACGCGAGCGCAGAGAAAGAGCTCTTTGATCGATGGTGTGTAGTTCGCTCTCAAATCAACTTCACAAACGCATCGTCTACGTAGATATGTGATGCGTTCACGCACTGAATCATACAGTGGTTGTCGGAACAACCCCTT
Proteins encoded in this window:
- the LOC125764089 gene encoding innexin inx1, translated to MFKLLGGLKQYFKWQDIQTDNIVFRLHNTFTTALLLACSLIITATQYVGNPISCIVGGVPAHVVNTFCWISSTFTMPDAFRRQVGREVAHPGISNDFDDEDAKKYYTYYQWVCFVLFFQAIACYTPKFIWDAVEGGLMRMIVMGLNRGACKEQEKCAKKQVLLDYLLTHLKRHKIYAIRYWVCEALCFVNIIVQLWLMNRFFNGEFLSYGWDVLQYSDQPQEQRADPMVFVFPRVTKCNFYKYGASGSIQKHDAMCILPLNIVNEKTYIFIWFWFIILATFLAGLIIYRIVIICMPSVRSTLLNARNRMVPRNVAKTISSHLDLGDWWIVYMLARNLDPIIFKDVATELAKRIELNDTDENDQNEKKRMH